One region of Algihabitans albus genomic DNA includes:
- the gph gene encoding phosphoglycolate phosphatase (PGP is an essential enzyme in the glycolate salvage pathway in higher organisms (photorespiration in plants). Phosphoglycolate results from the oxidase activity of RubisCO in the Calvin cycle when concentrations of carbon dioxide are low relative to oxygen. This enzyme is a member of the Haloacid Dehalogenase (HAD) superfamily of aspartate-nucleophile hydrolase enzymes (PF00702).), translated as MLYTGDLMDRPLDRPATPTADLTTRFEAVVFDLDGTLVDSAAELAGALDRLLAEYGLPPAGVEATKRMVGDGARLLLTRGLRQAGQTLPPEDFEVAFARFLEIYETELSDSSALYPGARAFLDQLAEQGLKLGLCTNKPSVPTRQLLARLELTDHFQAVVGGGDTAELKPHPLPLLTVVERLGVPPDRTLYVGDSRTDLETARAAGLPIALLPSGYGMEPVTLAESDLSAETLAELAKLFSSV; from the coding sequence ATGCTCTACACCGGAGACCTGATGGACCGTCCCCTTGATCGCCCTGCCACCCCGACCGCCGATCTGACGACCCGCTTCGAGGCCGTGGTCTTCGACCTGGACGGCACGCTGGTGGACTCGGCCGCCGAACTGGCCGGCGCCCTCGACCGCCTGCTCGCCGAGTACGGCCTGCCGCCCGCCGGGGTCGAGGCCACCAAGCGAATGGTCGGCGACGGCGCGCGGCTCTTGCTGACGCGGGGACTGCGGCAGGCAGGGCAGACGCTGCCGCCGGAGGACTTCGAGGTCGCTTTCGCCCGCTTCCTCGAGATCTACGAGACCGAGCTGTCCGACTCCTCCGCGCTCTATCCCGGCGCCCGCGCCTTCCTCGACCAGCTCGCCGAGCAGGGCCTCAAGCTCGGCCTCTGCACCAACAAGCCGTCGGTTCCGACCCGGCAACTGCTCGCGCGGCTGGAGCTGACCGACCACTTCCAGGCGGTCGTCGGCGGCGGCGACACGGCGGAGCTGAAGCCGCATCCCCTGCCCCTGCTGACCGTGGTGGAGCGCCTGGGCGTCCCCCCCGACCGGACCCTCTACGTCGGCGACTCCCGCACGGATCTTGAGACGGCGCGGGCGGCCGGCCTGCCCATCGCGCTGCTGCCCTCGGGCTACGGCATGGAGCCGGTAACCCTGGCCGAAAGCGATCTTTCCGCCGAGACCCTTGCGGAGCTGGCGAAGCTCTTCTCATCTGTCTGA
- the pyk gene encoding pyruvate kinase: MRRLRNAKIVATLGPASHEEDTLRAMFEAGADVFRLNFSHGTHKDHAARYETIRKIERKAGRPIAILQDLQGPKLRVGQIEGGKVRLERGDTYRLDLDPAPGDAKRAPLPHPEIFAALEVGATILIDDGRMRLTAQKVHKNHAVFEVETGGVLSDRKGVNVPGVVMPLSPLTDKDRKDLAFGMKLGVDWVALSFVQRPEDLAEARRLIDGRAALMAKIEKPQALEQLDELVELSDALMVARGDLGVEIPPEEVPGRQKEIVRACRLAGKPVVVATQMLDSMVHSPAPTRAEASDVATGIYDGADAVMLSAETAAGHYPVESVAMMDRIISKTEQDASYRPIIEALHPAPEPTAADAISAAAAQVAQTISAAAIVTYTTSGSTALRAARERPGVPILTLTSKLSTARRLAVIWGAQCVHTADVRSFPEMVQKACRIAKDREFAEPGDKLAITAGVPFGTPGATNVLRIAWIDE, encoded by the coding sequence CACCCTGCGCGCGATGTTCGAGGCGGGTGCCGACGTCTTTCGGCTGAACTTCAGCCATGGAACTCACAAGGATCATGCCGCGCGCTACGAGACGATCCGCAAGATCGAACGCAAGGCGGGGCGGCCCATCGCCATCCTGCAGGATCTGCAGGGCCCGAAGCTGCGGGTCGGGCAGATCGAGGGCGGCAAGGTGCGACTGGAGCGCGGCGACACCTACCGCCTCGATCTCGATCCGGCGCCCGGCGATGCCAAGCGGGCGCCGCTGCCGCATCCGGAGATCTTCGCGGCTCTGGAGGTCGGCGCCACCATCCTGATCGACGACGGGCGTATGCGCCTGACCGCGCAGAAGGTGCACAAGAATCATGCGGTCTTCGAAGTGGAGACCGGTGGCGTCCTGTCCGACCGCAAGGGCGTCAACGTACCCGGCGTCGTCATGCCGCTGTCGCCCCTGACCGACAAGGACCGCAAGGACCTGGCCTTCGGCATGAAGCTGGGGGTCGACTGGGTCGCGCTGAGTTTTGTGCAGCGCCCGGAAGACCTGGCCGAGGCGCGCCGGCTGATCGACGGCCGCGCCGCGTTGATGGCCAAGATCGAGAAACCCCAGGCCCTGGAGCAGCTCGACGAGCTGGTCGAGCTGTCGGATGCCTTGATGGTGGCGCGCGGCGATCTGGGGGTTGAGATCCCGCCGGAAGAGGTGCCGGGCCGGCAGAAGGAGATCGTGCGGGCTTGCCGTCTGGCCGGCAAGCCGGTCGTGGTGGCGACGCAGATGCTCGATTCCATGGTTCACTCGCCGGCGCCGACGCGGGCCGAGGCCTCGGACGTGGCCACCGGCATCTACGACGGTGCCGATGCCGTGATGCTCTCCGCCGAAACGGCGGCCGGTCACTATCCGGTCGAGTCGGTGGCGATGATGGATCGCATCATCAGCAAGACGGAGCAGGACGCCAGCTACCGGCCGATCATCGAGGCGCTGCACCCGGCGCCCGAGCCCACGGCGGCGGACGCCATCTCGGCGGCGGCGGCACAGGTGGCGCAGACCATCTCCGCGGCGGCCATCGTGACCTACACCACCAGCGGCTCGACCGCCCTGCGCGCGGCGCGCGAGCGGCCCGGCGTTCCCATCCTCACCTTGACCTCGAAGCTTTCGACGGCGCGCCGGCTGGCGGTGATCTGGGGCGCCCAGTGCGTCCATACGGCGGACGTCAGAAGCTTTCCGGAGATGGTGCAGAAGGCCTGCCGGATCGCCAAGGACCGTGAGTTCGCCGAGCCCGGGGACAAGCTGGCCATCACCGCCGGCGTTCCCTTCGGCACGCCGGGTGCCACCAACGTCCTGCGCATCGCCTGGATCGACGAGTAG
- a CDS encoding AraC family transcriptional regulator, protein MRPTSGALPYHVKRARDYIHRHAGEKIALADLAAEAGCGYRNLQLAFEEAFGPSPMD, encoded by the coding sequence ATGCGCCCGACCTCCGGCGCGCTGCCCTATCACGTGAAGCGGGCCCGGGACTACATCCATCGGCATGCCGGCGAGAAGATCGCCCTGGCAGATCTGGCGGCGGAGGCCGGGTGCGGCTACCGGAACCTCCAGCTCGCCTTCGAGGAGGCCTTCGGTCCGTCGCCGATGGACTAG
- a CDS encoding helix-turn-helix domain-containing protein: MKRVRLQRVRKELLDAEETGVVAKIAAKWGFTQMGRFTQVYRREFGVTPSETFRMKR; the protein is encoded by the coding sequence CTGAAGAGAGTCCGCCTCCAGCGCGTTCGGAAGGAGTTGCTCGACGCGGAAGAAACCGGGGTTGTCGCAAAGATCGCGGCGAAATGGGGATTCACGCAGATGGGACGCTTCACCCAAGTCTACCGCCGCGAGTTCGGAGTGACTCCCTCGGAGACCTTCCGCATGAAGAGGTAG